The following are from one region of the Methanospirillum hungatei genome:
- the glp gene encoding gephyrin-like molybdotransferase Glp: MSRFLSVVSVQNARDTLTFLARKTADKSVLLGDSLGLILRKDILSDCDIPGFNRSSVDGYAVCASDTVGAGESIPIMLTLIGRVGMGEEPSDPITPGTCMYIPTGGFLPPGADAVAMIEYCEEIGEEVLISKPMAVGENIVFKGEDFSTTNPALKAGTKISSRDMGVLAACGAQEVIVASPPRVAIISTGNEIIAVHETPKAGQIRDVNTYLCTGFIAECGGTPIVIGTIPDEREALETAIHDAVQKADIVLISGGSSKGERDMCADIIAARGEVLIHGIALSPGKPTIIGKIDGKPIIGLPGHPASAYIVLIALVRDLLYAMTGQIRSPVKLSGTLSSSVPSAKGREDYIRIIHDGDIITPVFGKSGLTNTLVMSDGFLCIPADIEGYEKNTRIFAEPWSSE; this comes from the coding sequence ATGAGCCGATTCCTTTCGGTTGTCTCTGTTCAGAATGCCAGAGACACTCTTACTTTTCTTGCGAGGAAAACAGCAGATAAAAGTGTTTTATTAGGAGATTCATTGGGACTGATTCTCCGAAAAGATATCCTATCTGATTGTGATATACCCGGATTTAATCGATCATCAGTAGACGGATATGCAGTCTGTGCATCTGATACTGTCGGAGCTGGTGAGAGTATTCCAATAATGCTTACTCTTATTGGACGGGTTGGAATGGGGGAGGAACCATCTGATCCAATTACTCCGGGAACATGTATGTATATACCAACTGGAGGTTTTCTTCCACCAGGTGCAGATGCAGTTGCAATGATTGAATATTGTGAGGAGATAGGAGAAGAAGTTCTCATTTCAAAACCCATGGCGGTTGGAGAAAATATTGTTTTTAAGGGTGAGGATTTTTCTACAACAAACCCTGCTTTAAAGGCTGGAACGAAGATCTCCTCACGTGATATGGGAGTCCTTGCTGCTTGCGGAGCACAGGAGGTTATTGTCGCATCTCCCCCACGGGTTGCTATTATCTCGACAGGAAATGAAATTATTGCAGTTCATGAAACTCCCAAAGCTGGTCAGATCAGGGATGTCAATACGTACCTTTGCACAGGGTTCATTGCTGAATGTGGTGGTACACCAATTGTTATCGGAACTATTCCCGATGAACGAGAAGCACTAGAAACAGCGATACATGATGCAGTTCAAAAAGCGGATATTGTTTTAATATCCGGGGGTAGCTCCAAGGGAGAACGGGATATGTGTGCTGATATTATTGCTGCTCGTGGAGAAGTTCTTATTCACGGAATTGCATTATCTCCAGGAAAACCTACAATAATCGGAAAAATAGATGGCAAACCGATAATTGGACTTCCAGGACATCCTGCATCGGCATATATTGTTCTCATTGCATTGGTCAGAGATCTTCTTTATGCGATGACCGGTCAGATACGATCACCGGTAAAATTATCTGGAACACTCTCATCCTCGGTTCCATCAGCAAAAGGTCGTGAGGATTATATCAGGATTATACACGATGGAGATATTATTACGCCTGTGTTTGGAAAATCAGGGCTTACCAATACTCTGGTGATGAGTGATGGCTTCCTTTGTATTCCTGCTGATATTGAGGGATATGAAAAAAACACACGAATTTTTGCTGAACCATGGAGTTCTGAATGA